In one window of Vibrio pelagius DNA:
- the ylqF gene encoding ribosome biogenesis GTPase YlqF gives MSIQWFPGHMHKARKEIEEVIPKVDVIIEVLDARIPFSSENPMIAEIKAGKPVVKVLNKRDLADPELTQMWIEHFEKEQGVKAIAITTSVKEEVNHIMELVRKLAPHREEIGKNIRTMIMGIPNVGKSTIINCLAGRTIAVTGNQPAVTRRQQRINLQNGVVLSDTPGILWPKVENPHSGFRLAATGAVKDTAMEYDEVAFYTVEYLAKQYPHLLKERYQIEELPESDIELMEEIGRKRGALRAGGHIDLHKCSEILLHELRNGTLGQVTLELPEMITQELIEVEQAALRKAEEKAKKKEERRKRYLKNKR, from the coding sequence ATGTCTATCCAATGGTTTCCGGGCCACATGCACAAAGCCCGCAAAGAAATCGAAGAAGTTATCCCTAAAGTTGACGTTATCATTGAAGTACTAGATGCGCGTATTCCATTTAGTTCAGAAAACCCAATGATTGCAGAGATCAAAGCAGGTAAACCGGTAGTTAAAGTTCTAAACAAACGCGATCTTGCGGATCCAGAACTCACTCAAATGTGGATTGAACACTTTGAAAAAGAGCAAGGCGTAAAAGCGATCGCGATTACTACCAGCGTTAAAGAAGAAGTAAATCACATCATGGAGCTAGTACGTAAGTTAGCCCCTCACCGTGAAGAGATTGGTAAAAACATTCGCACCATGATCATGGGTATTCCAAACGTTGGTAAATCAACCATCATTAACTGTCTGGCAGGTCGTACGATCGCTGTAACAGGTAACCAACCTGCTGTGACTCGTCGCCAGCAACGCATCAACCTACAAAACGGTGTGGTGCTTTCGGATACTCCGGGAATCTTGTGGCCCAAAGTAGAAAACCCTCACAGTGGTTTCCGCCTAGCAGCAACTGGGGCAGTAAAAGATACTGCAATGGAATACGATGAAGTCGCATTCTACACGGTAGAGTACTTGGCGAAGCAATACCCTCACCTACTGAAAGAGCGTTACCAAATCGAAGAGCTGCCAGAGTCAGACATCGAATTGATGGAAGAGATCGGTCGCAAACGTGGTGCACTGCGTGCAGGTGGTCATATCGATTTGCATAAGTGTTCAGAAATTCTTCTTCATGAACTGCGTAACGGCACACTTGGCCAAGTAACTTTAGAGCTGCCAGAAATGATCACGCAAGAGCTGATCGAAGTTGAACAAGCAGCACTGCGTAAAGCAGAAGAGAAAGCGAAGAAAAAAGAAGAACGTCGCAAGCGTTACCTGAAGAACAAGCGATAG
- the ltaE gene encoding low-specificity L-threonine aldolase: MDFRSDTVTKPSQAMRQVMANAEVGDDVYGDDPTVNDLEQWAAEEAGFEAAMFTSSGTQANLLGLMAHCGRGDEYLCGQQAHNYKYEAGGAAVLGSIQPQPIENNPDGTLDFGKLESAIKPDDSHFARTTLLSLENTINGKVLPLSYLAEAREFTNKHGLKLHLDGARVYNAAVALDVPVQEIAQHFDSMTICLSKGLGAPVGSLLLGSKEYIAKARRLRKMVGGGMRQAGILAAAGKMALTENVAQLKTDHKNAKDLAVGLSELPGFSVNPDFVQTNIVFAKLGDSVDITAIANKLATKEITITPSNPIRFVTHRDISSEDIARFLTELKSAL; encoded by the coding sequence ATGGACTTTCGTTCTGATACCGTCACCAAACCGAGTCAGGCTATGCGCCAAGTTATGGCTAATGCAGAGGTTGGCGACGATGTTTACGGTGATGACCCGACTGTAAATGACTTAGAACAGTGGGCCGCCGAAGAGGCAGGTTTTGAAGCCGCCATGTTCACTTCATCGGGCACGCAAGCCAACCTTCTTGGATTAATGGCACATTGTGGCCGCGGTGATGAATACTTGTGTGGGCAGCAAGCTCACAACTATAAATATGAAGCGGGCGGTGCCGCAGTTCTCGGTTCAATTCAGCCACAGCCGATCGAGAACAACCCAGACGGTACTCTAGACTTTGGCAAACTCGAAAGTGCAATCAAACCTGACGACAGCCACTTCGCTCGCACAACACTTTTGAGCTTAGAAAACACCATCAACGGTAAAGTGTTACCACTCTCCTACTTGGCAGAAGCTCGTGAGTTCACTAATAAGCACGGTTTAAAACTGCATTTAGATGGTGCTCGTGTTTACAACGCAGCGGTAGCATTAGATGTCCCTGTTCAAGAGATCGCTCAACACTTTGACTCAATGACCATCTGTTTATCTAAAGGTCTAGGTGCTCCGGTTGGATCACTACTTCTAGGCAGCAAAGAGTATATCGCTAAAGCACGTCGCCTAAGAAAAATGGTGGGTGGTGGTATGCGTCAAGCCGGTATCTTGGCGGCAGCAGGTAAAATGGCGCTTACAGAAAACGTGGCGCAACTGAAAACCGACCACAAAAATGCAAAAGATCTCGCAGTTGGCCTTAGCGAACTGCCAGGCTTCTCTGTGAACCCCGACTTTGTTCAAACTAACATCGTATTCGCCAAGCTAGGTGACAGTGTCGATATCACTGCAATAGCAAATAAACTGGCAACAAAAGAGATCACGATTACACCAAGCAACCCAATCCGCTTTGTGACACACCGTGATATCTCTAGCGAAGACATCGCTCGATTCCTCACAGAGCTTAAATCAGCACTTTAA